One genomic segment of Coffea arabica cultivar ET-39 chromosome 6e, Coffea Arabica ET-39 HiFi, whole genome shotgun sequence includes these proteins:
- the LOC113695150 gene encoding FT-interacting protein 1-like gives MHAQAPSTRPDDYNIKDTKPQLGERWPHGGVRGGGGWISSERITSTYDLVEQMYYLYVRVVKAKDLPTNPVTGSCDPYVEVKLGNYKGKTQRFEKKTNPEWNQVFAFSKEKIQSSMLEVFVRDREMVARDDYLGKVVFDMNEVPTRVPPDSPLAPQWYRLEHRRGDSKVKGEIMLAVWMGTQADEAFPESWHSDAATVQGEGVYSVRSKVYVSPKLWYLRVNIIEAQDVESQDKSQLPQVFVKAQVGNQILKTKLCPTRTTSPFWNEDLIFVAAEPFEEQLVLTVENKSSPTKDELVGRKSLPLNIFERRLDHRPVHSSWFNLEKFGFGVLEADRRKEHKFSTRIHIRACLEGAYHVLDESTMYISDQRPTARQLWKQPIGILEVGILSAQGLQPMKTKDGRGTTDAYCVAKYGQKWVRTRTIVESFSPKWNEQYTWEVYDPCTVITLGVFDNCHLGGNEKPAAGGGPGRDSRIGKVRIRLSTLETDRIYTHSYPLLVLQPSGVKKMGELQIAFRFTCLSLTHMIYLYGRPLLPKMHYLHPFTVSQLDSLRYEAMNIVASRLGRAEPPLRKEVVEYMLDVDSHMWSMRRSKANFFRIVSLFTGMVSMSKWLGEVRHWKNPVTSVLVHVLFCILICYPELILPTIFLYMFLIGIWNYRFRPRHPPHMDTKLSWAEAVHPDELDEEFDTFPTSKPQDVIRMRYDRLRSVAGKIQTVVGDMATQGERFHALLSWRDPRATCLFIVFCLCTAIILYVTPFKLVTLLAGFYFLRHPRFRSKMPSIPSNLFRRLPSGADSML, from the coding sequence ATGCATGCTCAGGCACCTTCAACTCGGCCAGATGACTACAACATCAAGGACACAAAACCCCAGCTTGGGGAACGATGGCCGCATGGGGGAGTACGTGGTGGTGGAGGGTGGATTAGCAGTGAAAGAATCACAAGCACTTATGATCTTGTCGAACAGATGTATTACCTTTATGTTCGAGTGGTCAAAGCCAAAGACTTGCCCACAAACCCTGTGACTGGAAGCTGTGATCCATATGTGGAGGTGAAACTCGGGAATTACAAAGGTAAAACACAGCGTTTTGAGAAGAAGACGAACCCTGAATGGAACCAAGTTTTTGCATTCTCAAAAGAGAAGATTCAGTCTTCGATGCTTGAAGTCTTTGTCAGAGACCGAGAGATGGTAGCAAGAGATGATTATCTAGGGAAGGTGGTCTTTGACATGAATGAAGTGCCCACGAGGGTTCCACCAGATAGCCCTCTAGCACCGCAGTGGTACAGACTAGAGCACCGGCGAGGAGACAGCAAGGTAAAGGGGGAGATTATGCTTGCAGTTTGGATGGGAACACAAGCTGATGAAGCTTTCCCAGAATCATGGCACTCAGATGCTGCTACAGTTCAAGGAGAAGGTGTATACAGTGTCAGATCAAAGGTGTATGTTTCACCCAAATTATGGTACTTGAGAGTCAACATAATCGAAGCACAGGATGTTGAATCTCAGGACAAGAGTCAACTCCCTCAGGTTTTTGTCAAGGCTCAAGTTGGAAACCAGATACTCAAAACCAAACTATGTCCAACTCGGACAACTAGTCCATTCTGGAATGAAGACTTAATCTTTGTAGCAGCCGAGCCTTTTGAAGAGCAGCTGGTACTTACAGTTGAAAACAAATCAAGCCCAACGAAAGATGAACTTGTAGGCAGGAAAAGCTTGCCACTTAACATCTTTGAAAGAAGGTTAGATCACCGGCCAGTTCATTCTAGCTGGTTCAACCTCGAAAAGTTTGGGTTCGGAGTTCTGGAGGCAGATAGGAGAAAGGAGCACAAATTCTCTACTAGGATTCATATCCGAGCCTGTCTTGAAGGTGCTTACCATGTACTAGATGAATCAACTATGTACATAAGTGATCAGCGCCCAACTGCTCGCCAGTTATGGAAGCAGCCAATTGGGATCCTAGAAGTGGGGATCTTAAGTGCACAAGGGCTACAACCAATGAAAACTAAGGATGGTCGAGGAACAACAGATGCATACTGTGTAGCTAAATATGGACAGAAGTGGGTAAGAACCAGAACAATTGTTGAAAGCTTCAGTCCTAAATGGAATGAACAATACACCTGGGAAGTTTATGACCCTTGTACAGTTATCACACTGGGGGTTTTTGATAACTGCCACTTGGGAGGCAACGAAAAACCAGCGGCTGGAGGTGGACCTGGAAGGGACTCCAGAATTGGAAAGGTGAGAATCAGGCTATCAACACTTGAAACAGACAGGATTTATACCCATTCTTACCCACTTCTGGTTCTGCAACCATCAGGGGTTAAGAAAATGGGTGAACTTCAAATTGCCTTTCGCTTTACCTGCTTATCACTTACACATATGATATACCTTTATGGTCGTCCATTACTGCCAAAAATGCATTATCTGCATCCGTTCACTGTAAGCCAATTAGACAGTTTGAGATATGAAGCCATGAACATAGTAGCATCCAGGCTCGGACGAGCTGAGCCTCCATTAAGGAAAGAGGTTGTGGAATACATGCTTGATGTAGATTCCCACATGTGGAGCATGAGAAGAAGCAAAGCAAACTTCTTCAGAATTGTTTCCCTCTTCACAGGCATGGTGTCCATGAGTAAATGGCTTGGTGAAGTTCGTCACTGGAAAAACCCAGTGACCTCCGTTCTAGTGCATGTCCTATTCTGCATATTGATATGCTACCCTGAGTTGATCcttccaaccatttttctttaCATGTTCCTCATTGGAATATGGAATTACCGATTCAGGCCAAGGCATCCTCCACATATGGACACTAAACTTTCATGGGCTGAAGCGGTTCATCCAGATGAACTAGATGAAGAATTTGACACTTTTCCCACATCCAAACCTCAAGATGTTATAAGGATGAGGTATGATAGACTTCGTAGTGTGGCAGGAAAAATCCAAACTGTAGTTGGAGATATGGCAACTCAAGGGGAGAGGTTTCATGCTCTGCTTAGCTGGAGAGATCCAAGAGCCACCTGCCTCTTCATAGTCTTCTGCCTATGCACAGCAATAATTCTTTATGTCACACCTTTCAAACTAGTGACTCTGCTAGCAGGCTTCTACTTTCTGCGTCACCCAAGATTCAGGAGCAAGATGCCTTCAATACCCAGCAACCTCTTCAGAAGATTGCCCTCTGGAGCTGATAGTATGCTCTAA